In Granulicatella elegans, one genomic interval encodes:
- a CDS encoding PTS lactose/cellobiose transporter subunit IIA produces MNDEQVQTVMSIIINAGEARSKSIEAIESIIKNDKKNCEECLKQAHLSLVEAHNDQTKLICLEANESDVELNLITIHSQDHLMTSLVINDLTQEIVKLTEKVNMLETKLNSKL; encoded by the coding sequence GAACAAGTACAAACTGTTATGTCTATTATAATAAATGCAGGTGAGGCGAGAAGTAAATCAATAGAAGCTATCGAAAGTATAATTAAGAATGATAAGAAAAACTGTGAAGAGTGTTTGAAGCAAGCTCATTTATCTCTTGTAGAAGCGCATAATGATCAAACAAAATTAATATGTTTAGAAGCAAATGAAAGCGATGTAGAGTTAAATTTAATCACTATTCATAGTCAGGATCATTTAATGACAAGTTTGGTAATAAATGATTTAACGCAAGAAATCGTAAAATTAACTGAAAAAGTAAACATGTTAGAGACAAAATTAAATTCAAAATTATAA
- the istA gene encoding IS21 family transposase, producing MTKIDKTIILKQFQVNELSDLPKLRMIMEAQHMKPNFSLLARELQVDRRTVKKYYNGFTKPKIKVRKSKIDSLHPVIQELLSDDTLQTFYYKANLWRYLVENHDLTISESNFRKYISNHQEFQQYFNKRQSTPKQPALLRFETESGEQLQIDWKEDIRFTTSDGEIHSLNVFVGVLGYSRYSVYLLTFNRKQETLFHALDSLFEKLGGIPKAVISDNMKTIMDEARTNYASGKVNVKFDQFSKDYQFILKPCVAGRPS from the coding sequence ATGACAAAAATAGATAAAACAATTATTTTAAAACAATTCCAGGTAAATGAATTATCTGATTTACCAAAATTACGCATGATTATGGAGGCACAACACATGAAACCTAATTTCTCTCTTTTAGCTAGAGAACTTCAGGTAGATCGTAGAACTGTTAAAAAGTATTATAATGGCTTTACTAAACCTAAAATCAAAGTTAGAAAATCAAAAATCGATTCATTACATCCAGTTATTCAAGAATTACTGAGTGACGACACCTTACAAACGTTTTACTACAAAGCTAATTTATGGCGTTATTTAGTAGAAAATCATGATTTGACTATCAGTGAATCGAACTTTAGAAAATACATTTCCAATCATCAAGAATTTCAACAATATTTTAATAAGCGTCAATCAACGCCTAAACAACCTGCTTTATTACGATTCGAAACAGAATCAGGAGAACAACTTCAAATTGATTGGAAAGAAGATATTCGCTTTACAACCTCTGATGGAGAAATTCATTCTTTAAATGTATTCGTTGGAGTGCTGGGTTATTCTAGATATTCTGTGTATCTTCTTACATTCAATCGAAAACAAGAAACTTTATTCCATGCTTTAGATAGTTTATTCGAAAAATTAGGAGGAATTCCTAAAGCAGTCATTAGTGACAATATGAAAACAATTATGGATGAAGCTCGTACAAATTATGCTTCTGGAAAAGTAAATGTAAAATTTGATCAATTTTCAAAAGATTATCAATTTATCTTAAAGCCATGTGTGGCAGGACGTCCTTCTTAA